The Balaenoptera acutorostrata chromosome 15, mBalAcu1.1, whole genome shotgun sequence genome contains a region encoding:
- the TP53INP2 gene encoding tumor protein p53-inducible nuclear protein 2 isoform X1, with protein sequence MLQRLTSLFFSSPAPPEDPDCPRAFVSEEDEVDGWLIIDLPDSFTAPSSPGAAPAPAGRPPPAPSLMDESWFVTPPACFTAEGPGPGPARLQSSPLEDLLIEHPSMSVYVSGSTIVLEPGPPSPHPDTALPDGDLSDGELAPARREPRALHHAAPLPARAALLEKAGQARRLQRARQRAERHALSAKVVQRQNRARESRPRRPKHQGSFVYQPCQRQFNY encoded by the exons ATGCTCCAGCGCCTCACCAGCCTCTTCTTCAGCTCCCCGGCGCCCCCCGAGGACCCCGACTGCCCTCGAGCCTTCGTCTCCGAGGAGGATGAAGTGGATGGCTGGCTCATCATTGACCTGCCGG ACAGCTTCACAGCTCCATCCAGCCCCGGGGCCGCCCCGGCCCCTGCGGGCCGCCCTCCGCCCGCACCCTCCTTGATGGATGAGAGCTGGTTTGTTACCCCTCCGGCCTGTTTTACTGCAGAAGGGCCTGGGCCCGGGCCTGCCCGTCTCCAGAGCAGCCCCCTGGAGGACCTCCTCATCGAGCACCCCAGCATGTCCGTTTACGTGAGCGGCAGCACCATAGTGCTGGAGCCTGGACCTCCTTCCCCGCACCCCGACACCGCCCTGCCAGACGGAGACCTTAGCGACGG GGAGTTGGCGCCTGCTCGCCGTGAACCCCGGGCCCTGCACCACGCCGCCCCTCTGCCGGCGCGGGCCGCACTGCTGGAGAAGGCAGGCCAGGCGCGGCGCCTGCAGCGGGCCCGGCAGCGGGCCGAGCGCCACGCTCTGAGCGCCAAGGTGGTGCAACGGCAGAACCGCGCCCGCGAGAGCCGTCCGCGCCGGCCCAAGCACCAGGGCAGCTTTGTCTACCAGCCGTGCCAGCGCCAGTTCAACTACTGA
- the TP53INP2 gene encoding tumor protein p53-inducible nuclear protein 2 isoform X2, which translates to MLQRLTSLFFSSPAPPEDPDCPRAFVSEEDEVDGWLIIDLPEGPGPGPARLQSSPLEDLLIEHPSMSVYVSGSTIVLEPGPPSPHPDTALPDGDLSDGELAPARREPRALHHAAPLPARAALLEKAGQARRLQRARQRAERHALSAKVVQRQNRARESRPRRPKHQGSFVYQPCQRQFNY; encoded by the exons ATGCTCCAGCGCCTCACCAGCCTCTTCTTCAGCTCCCCGGCGCCCCCCGAGGACCCCGACTGCCCTCGAGCCTTCGTCTCCGAGGAGGATGAAGTGGATGGCTGGCTCATCATTGACCTGCCGG AAGGGCCTGGGCCCGGGCCTGCCCGTCTCCAGAGCAGCCCCCTGGAGGACCTCCTCATCGAGCACCCCAGCATGTCCGTTTACGTGAGCGGCAGCACCATAGTGCTGGAGCCTGGACCTCCTTCCCCGCACCCCGACACCGCCCTGCCAGACGGAGACCTTAGCGACGG GGAGTTGGCGCCTGCTCGCCGTGAACCCCGGGCCCTGCACCACGCCGCCCCTCTGCCGGCGCGGGCCGCACTGCTGGAGAAGGCAGGCCAGGCGCGGCGCCTGCAGCGGGCCCGGCAGCGGGCCGAGCGCCACGCTCTGAGCGCCAAGGTGGTGCAACGGCAGAACCGCGCCCGCGAGAGCCGTCCGCGCCGGCCCAAGCACCAGGGCAGCTTTGTCTACCAGCCGTGCCAGCGCCAGTTCAACTACTGA